One window of the Camelus dromedarius isolate mCamDro1 chromosome 15, mCamDro1.pat, whole genome shotgun sequence genome contains the following:
- the LOC135323041 gene encoding uncharacterized protein C2orf81 homolog, with translation MDAVCKSYLERQCIPYAVNGARETILHVVQMRFVPQDEGEPHLAEDPTWAEDEEPSPCPIDTWALGSRVLAVRALLSGKEEEPRQRPGPQGSGEPGSSEGASPCAWSPQGQVPGGEEAHVAAESAEDGSWCEHVEPTTQELLSCAEAQQEDKEGSTSRPIHTGAPDPQVMVAQLTEKSGPQYHHSPPSTRPILGPEPQAVGIRLPSVCLPEINT, from the exons ATGGATGCCGTCTGCAAATCCTACCTGGAACGGCAG TGCATTCCGTACGCAGTGAACGGGGCACGGGAGACCATACTCCATGTGGTCCAGATGAGATTTGTGCCCCAGGATGAGGGAGAACCCCACCTGGCAGAGGACCCCACGTGGGCGGAGGACGAGGAACCCTCACCTTGCCCAAttgacacctgggctctggggagCCGTGTCCTCGCGGTGCGCGCCCTCCTCAGTGGAAAGGAAGAGGAGCCAAGGCAAA GGCCTGGACCCCAAGGATCAGGAGAGCCAGGATCTTCAGAAGGGGCCTCACCATGCGCCTGGAGTCCTCAAGGCCAAGTCCCAGGTGGTGAGGAAGCCCACGTTGCTGCCGAAAGCGCCGAAGATGGCTCCTGGTGTGAGCACGTGGAACCCACCACCCAGGAGCTGCTTAGCTGTGCTGAAGCTCAACAGGAGGACAAAGAGGGCAGCACCTCTCGTCCCATCCACACAGGTGCCCCAGATCCCCAGGTGATGGTGGCACAGCTAACAGAAAAGTCAGGTCCTCAATATCATCACTCCCCTCCAAGCACCCGCCCCATCCTGGGCCCTGAACCTCAGGCAGTGGGAATCCGCCTGCCTTCTGTCTGCCTGCCAGAAATAAACACCTGA